The genomic stretch AAGAATGCGGCCCAAAAATAAAATTGAAGGCCGAAGGCGTGCCGCCTGCTTTGATTAATGGTTGAAAATACGGCTTCCCGGCAAAACAGGAGAAGGGACGAATCGATGACCTGCTTTGATTAATGGTTGAGAATACGGCCCAAAAATACTTTGGCGCGCTCTTCTTTCGGATTGGAGAAAAATTCCTCCGGAGGGGCTTCTTCCAAAATGCGCCCCTGATCGATAAAGACGATGCGGTCCGCGACCTCACGGGCGAATCCCATTTCGTGGGTGACGACGGCCATCGTCATTCCCTCTTTGGCCAATTGTTTCATGACATCGAGCACTTCGCCGATCGTTTCCGGGTCAAGGGCCGACGTCGGCTCGTCAAATAACATGATTTTCGGTTTCATCGCCAATCCTCGGGCGATCGCGACCCGCTGCTGCTGCCCGCCGGACAATTCGGACGGATAGGCGTTGGCTTTCTCCGGGATTCCGACTTTCTCCAGGTAGTACATGGCCGTTTCTTTCGCCTCTTTTTCCGGGATGCGGAGCACTTTCCGCGGCGCCAGCGTAATATTTTGCAGGACCGTCATATGCGGGTACAAATTGAAATGTTGGAAAACCATGCCGATATTGCGCCGCAGCCGGTTGATGTCGACCTTTTTGTCATTGACTTTCACATTGTCGACGATGAGTTCCCCGCTTGTAATCGTTTCCAATCGGTTGATGCAACGGACGAGCGTGCTTTTTCCCGAACCGGACGGGCCGATGATGACGACGACTTCCCCTTGATGGATGGTTAAGTTGATATCTTTCAGCACGTGGAAATCGCCATAGTATTTGTTCACTTGATGAAAATAGATCAACAAACCTCCCCCTCATTCGAAAATGTGTATCTTTTCTAAATTTATTGTAAATACCGCCTACCGAAAACGACGAAAACCAACGGAAATCTACTGCATCGCCATCGGATTCCGCAGGATTTTTATCTTTTTCTGCCCGGCCGCCACGGGTATTGGGAGGAATCGGCGCCGGATGAAAGGAAGAGGGGGGGCTCATATTGGGTGGAATGGGAGACGGATAAAAGAAAGGGGGGAGGCTCTCAGGCCAAAAACCGCGAGGGTCCTGCTGCAAGCCGACGGTTCCCGGCAAGAAAGGAAAAGGCCCGTGCCCAAGGGTGCTCCGCCCGGCAGCGATCAAAGGTTCGGTGACCGCCGGGCGGAATCGTTTTCCGGCGGAACATGGCGGAAGCGGACAGGCATTTTTCCCCCGCAAGGGACATAAACTTATAGGTATCAATGCTTGATAGCGGCGAAAATGAAAAAGCATGGGGTGGTACCTGTGAGGATTCTTGACAAGATTGCCCAGGCGCGTATGGAAGAAGAAAAATTAAA from Caldibacillus debilis DSM 16016 encodes the following:
- a CDS encoding amino acid ABC transporter ATP-binding protein produces the protein MIYFHQVNKYYGDFHVLKDINLTIHQGEVVVIIGPSGSGKSTLVRCINRLETITSGELIVDNVKVNDKKVDINRLRRNIGMVFQHFNLYPHMTVLQNITLAPRKVLRIPEKEAKETAMYYLEKVGIPEKANAYPSELSGGQQQRVAIARGLAMKPKIMLFDEPTSALDPETIGEVLDVMKQLAKEGMTMAVVTHEMGFAREVADRIVFIDQGRILEEAPPEEFFSNPKEERAKVFLGRILNH